TAATCCTCTTTACCTACATGCTAGTGATATTAGCAGTACACCTTTAATCAATTTTAAACTCAAAGGAACAGAAAATTATAAATCATGGGCTTGTGCTATGGAATTGGCTTTACAAACTAAGAATAAACTTGATTTTATAAATGGAACTCTTGAAAAATATGAAGAAGATGAGGTTCTTTCAAATCAATGGGAAAGGTGTAATGCTGTGGTTTTATCTTGGATCTTAGGTTGTATTTCTGATGAATTGTATTATGGTCAAATCTATTCAAAGTTGGCTTCTGTGGTTTGGGAGGAATTAAAAGAAACTTATGATAAAGTGGATGGTTCTGTTCTGTTTAATCTTGAACAAAAAATTTCATTGTTAACTCAAAATGGTACTCCTGTATAAGATTATTATCATAAATTGAACTCACTATGGAAACAATATGATATTCTGTGTAAATTACCCTCATGTCAATGTGATGCTGATAAAAAGAGATAGAATATTATAATCAGAGAAAATTAATGAAGTTCTTGATGGGACTGGATGATTCCTATCAGCCAGTTAGGACTATTATCTTAACTAGTGATCCTTTACCATCTGTTAAGGCTGCATTTAATATAATATCAAGAGAAGAGTCACATAGGGGAGTTCATGATAAAAAATCTATAAATGAATCATCTGCTTTCTTTTCTAACATTGGTAAACCAAAAATGGTTAGTAATAATCCCAAACCTGAGTGTAAAAAGTGTGGTAGAACTGGACATACAATTGAAAAGTGCTTTAAAATTATAGGATATCCACCTAGACCTAATAATCTTAAGTGTACTAAATGTGGTATGACAAATCATACTGTAGATAGATGTTTTGAGGTTGTGGGTTATCCACCAAACTTTAAAAGAAGAAATTCAAATAATTCATCACTTTTAAGCACTAATCACTCTTCTAGTTCTAGTAGTGGTGCCTGCAATACAGGTACAACTTCAATCACACTTTCTAATGAGCAAATAGCTAAGCTGGTTAATCTTTTGGATGGGAAAAGTGCTCCTGCACACTCATCCTCTAATATGACAGGTAATTTTATGAACTTAAATGTGGTTTTTAATCAAAACATTGATAAATTCTTGTCATGCAACATCAATGAAAAAGAAAATGTCAACTTTGGGTGGATTATAGACTCTGGAGCTAATCAACATATGACAAATTCTTGTAAAGGATTTGAAGTTATTAATGATgtgtcaaatttaaacttaactgtTGATCATCCTAATGGAACAAGAGCAAAAGTTAAACAGATTGGAAATTTAAGACTTTCAAAAGATTTTGTTTTGTATGATGTGTTGGTTGTTCCTGATTATTGTGTTAGTTTGTTATCTGTGTATTGCTTGGTAAGAGATAATTCTTTATTTGTTGGTATTGATAGCTGTGCATGTTATATTCAGGATCTAGTAACTAGGAAGACTATTGTGACTGGTAGTTTATATGATGGCTTATATATTTTCAGTGATTCAACTAAGGGTGAGTGTCATCACTCAAACCTTCAGTTGTGTATGTTGTCTACATCTACATGGCATAGTAGACTTGGTCACCCTGCTGACCAAGTTCTCAATATTCTGAAAAATGATTTGAATTTTATGACTGATAACAGTTCTATTCATTGTGATGTGTGTCACAAGGCTAAGCAAACAAGGAAACCATTTCCACTTTGTGACCATAAGTCCACACACCTGGGTGAACTGATACACTTGGATGTGTGGGGTCCATATAAAGTTACTAGCAGAGATGGGTTTAGGTATTTCCTTACTGTTGTTGATGATTACACAAGGGCTGTTTGGATTTTCTTGCTAAAATCAAAAGAAGAAGTCTGCTTTTATGTTGAATTGTTTCATGAACAATTGTTTACCCAGTTTCAAAAGAGAATTAAAATAATCAGAAGTGATAATGGTAGTGAATTTTTGAACACAAAAATGACAGATTTTATAGTTAAAAATGGAATAATTCATCAAACAACTTGTGTTTATACACCACAACAGAATGGAATTGTAGAAAGGAAACATAGACA
This genomic window from Rutidosis leptorrhynchoides isolate AG116_Rl617_1_P2 chromosome 2, CSIRO_AGI_Rlap_v1, whole genome shotgun sequence contains:
- the LOC139889084 gene encoding uncharacterized protein; the protein is MFGDVGEVSTTMISKLDFGNPLYLHASDISSTPLINFKLKGTENYKSWACAMELALQTKNKLDFINGTLEKYEEDEVLSNQWERCNAVVLSWILGCISDELYYGQIYSKLASVVWEELKETYDKVDGSVLFNLEQKISLLTQNGTPV